CCGGAGCAGCATGAGTTCGCGCTCGCTGAAGCGCAGGTCCTCCGGAAACTGGAGGCGCTCCTTCGAGACCCGATAGCGGGTGAGTTGGTTGTTGCCCGGCTCGAGAGGAGAATCGAGGGTCTCGATCTGGATCCCGAGCGCCCGCAGCAGCTCCTTGTCGCGCTCGAACTGCCGATCCAGCGCGACGTTCGCCTCACCGACCCGGTAGCGGTCCGCGTAGCCGTGCACCGACGAGAGCAGCGCGCTCTTGGTCGAGCCCTCGGGGCTCGCGACCAGCGCGAGCACCAGGCTGAACACGCGCTGCTCGCTCGGTACGGCGGAGCGCCCGGGGGCCGTGGCCACGCGTCAGCTGGCTCCGAGAATGTCGACGACCACGACCTGCGGATCCCCGGTCGAGTTGTCGATGACCACCACCTGCGAGCCGACGGTCTTGCCGGTGAGCTCGCCGCGGAACGTGTAGCCGGACTGCGCCATCTGGTCCTCGGTGCCCAGAGCGACGAGCCCCGACTCCCAGGTGTTCGTGCGCTGCTCGCCGCCCCAGCCCACGGAGAGGACCTGACCCACGACGTTGTTCTCCGCGGTCACCTCGGCGCCGTCGCCGAGGATGCGCGTCGCGGAGCTGATGCCCTCGGGTGCGGCGCGCGGCGGCAGGACCACGCCGGGCCGCCCCTCCTCGTTCGTCACGACTGCCGGGTACCCCGACGGGAGGCCCTGCACGGGGCCGCTCGCGGCCAGCGGGCTCGTCGCGACGACGTCGACGACGGCGACGACGGCCGCTCCCGCGGTCCCGCCGAGCTGCGACGAGATCTCCGCACCGTCGTCGGGAGAGAGCGCCAGCACCACGCGGTCGCCGGCTGCCGCGCAGCGCACGCCCTCGCTGAGCGGGTTCGACATCTCCTCGGAGACCATCAGGAACTCGGGCGACGTGCCCTGCCCCGAGAACACGGGGCTCGCGTACAGCTCATCGCCGGTCTCGGCGTCGAAGAACGCCATGTTCACCGAGACGAGCGAGTTCTCGTCTGCGACGCGCGAGCGATCCTCGGCTTCGGCGACGATCGTGCGCTGGGTCTCCGAGATCTCCATCTGATCCGGCACCGACACCTCGGGCACGGTGCCGAACTCGCCGAGCACGGTGACGTTGTTCGACAGCGCGCCGGGCGACAGCTGCGCGGTGCAGTCGCTCGCCTGGCTCTGCTGCGCACCGCAGCCCGTGAGGCCCGCGAGGAGCAGTGTGGCCACCGCGGTTGCGGGAATGAGTCGACGAAGCATATGCACCTCTCGCGCAAGACTGTGTGAACCCGGCTATCCTATCGAATCCCGTCTGGGGATCCGGCCACGCGTCGTGCGTGTCAGTCGCCCGAGCCGGGCTCCGCAACGTCGTCCGGCGCAGCCGTGTCCGCACCGCGCTCCTCGGCGAACCGCTGCGCCTCGCGCACCTTCTTCCTGAGGATCTTGTCGCTCTTCGAGCGCTCGCCCACGTCTTCCGGGGCCCAGCCGGCCCCGCCGGTCGCGGCACCGCCATCGGGGCCGAGGTCCGGCAGCCAGCTCGCGAGATCCTCGTCGCTGAACTCGCTCTTCGAGGCCCGCCGCTTCAGGCTCGGCAGCACGGTGCCGGGGGCGAGCCGGCGCGCCGTGATGAGGAACCCGGTGTGCGCCACCATCCGGTGATCCGGGCGTACGGCGAGCCCCTCGACGTGCCACCCCCGCACCATGGTCTCGGAGGACTGCGGATGCGTGAAGAGTCCGCTGCGCTGCAGTTGCTCGGCGGTGCGGGAGAGCTGCGTCACCGTCGCGACGTAGCAGATGAGCACCCCGCCGGGTCGGAGCGCCTCCGCGGCGACGTCCACGCACTCCCACGGCGCCAGCATGTCGAGCACGACGCGGTCGACGGAGCCGGCCTCGCAGGTCGCGGGCAGCACCTCCTGCAGGTCACCCACCGTGACCGTCCAGTTCTCGGGCACCCGGCCGCTGAACGCGGCCGCATTGCCGCGAGCGATGTCGGCGAACTCCTCGCGGCGCTCGAACGAGAACAGCTCCCCGTCCGGTCCGATCGCTCGGAGCAGGTGGAGCGAGAGCGCGCCCGACCCGACCCCGGCCTCGACGACTCGAGCACCGGGGAACACGTCCGCGAGCGAGAGGATCTGGGCGGCGTCCTTCGGATAGACGATCGCCGCCCCGCGCGGCATCGACATGACGAAGTCCGAGAGCAGCGGGCGCAGCGCCAGATACTCCTCGCCGCTGCTGTTCACGACGACCGACGCGTCGGGAATGCCGACGAGATCGGCGTGCGGGATCACACCCCGGTGGCTGTGGAACTCACCGCCGGGCACCAGTGTGATGGTGTTCAGGCGCCCCTTGGGGCCGGTGAGCTTCACCCGGTCTCCGTAGCCGAGCGGGCCGCTCGGGGAGGGTGCGCCCTGGTCGATGATCGGCTCGCTCACTGCGGGTCTCCTGTCGCGTCTGCGGTGTCACGTTCTGAGTCGGGTGCCGTCGGACTGAGCTCGCGCAGCGACCGGAAGCGCTCCGCGAGTCTGGTGGCGTCCACGCCGGCGAGCGTCGGCCACAGTTCGTGACTCGGTGCGGTCGTGAGATCCACGAGGTTCGGCACGCCGATCGCGACGGCTCCCGCTGCGTGGGCGGAGCGCAGGCCGGTGGGCGAGTCCTCGATCGCCACGCAGCGCTCGACGGGAACGCCGACGGCGGCGGCGCCGCGGAGGTACGGGTCGGGGTGCGGCTTCTCGTGCGCCACCTCGTCCCCCGCCACGATGGTCACGAAGGTGCCGGGCGGCAGCAGCTCGACCACGGCGTCCGCGATCTCACGGAACGCCATCGTCACGAGGGCGCTCGGGATCCCGGCGGCGCGCAGCGACGCGAGCAGCTCCAGCGCGCCGGGCCGCCAGGCCGGTTCCCCGGCGTGCAGGCCCGCGATGACGGCGGCCGTCCACTCGGCGATGATGTCGTCGGAACTCATTGGGACGCCGAGCTCCTGGAAGAGCGCAGCGGCCGCTCGGAGCCCCGAGCCGACGATCCGGTCGCGCGTGTCGTCGGTGAGTTCGATCCCGTAGCGGGAGAGCATGGTGAGCTCCGCGGCCAACCAGAGGGGCTCGGAGTCGATCACGGTGCCGTCCATGTCCCAGAGGACGGCCGAGGGAACTGCGTCGGCGAGGTGAGTGGTCATTCCGTCCAGTCTACCCAGCCGCGGTCGTTATCCTGGAGGGATGATCCCGCCACCCCGGTGCGATCCGAGCCCTGAGGAGTCCTCCGCCGTGACTGCACCCGCACACTCGTACCCCCGGGTGCTCATCATGGCGTTCCAGGGATGGAGCGATGCCGGCGACGCCACGACCGAGGTGCTGCAGCACCTTGGAGGCATGATCGAGGCCGATGTGGTGCACGTCATCAGCGCGGAGGGGTACGTCGACTTCCAGGTGCACCGGCCCAAGATCACGTTCGACGAGTCCGGAAACCGCGTCCTCGATTGGCCCGACACCCGGCTGTACGGCCCCGTCGAGCGTCCGGGCGCCGAGGAGGATCCCTCGGCCGAGATGGTGCGCCGACTCGACGGCAGCCTCGTCACGGACCTGTTCCTGCTCGCCGGCGTCGAGCCCGCGCGGGACTGGCAGAACTTCGCCGACGAGATCGTGGAACTCGTGGACGTCTGGGCGATCGACACCGTCGTGATCCTCGGCTCGATGTTCTCCGACGCCCCGCACTCGCGCCCGATCGCGACCACGATCTCGACCGAGAGCGCCAAGCGACGCGCGGAGACCGGCGCCGTGCGCAGCAGCTACGAGGGCCCGGCCGGCATCTCGACCGTGATCGATCTCGCGCTCGCCGAGGCCGGGATCGCACCCATCTCGCTCTGGGCGCAGGTGCCGCACTACGTGCACAGCACTCCGTCGCCCAAGGCCACGCTCGCGCTGCTCGACAAGCTGGAGGAGCTGCTCGACATCGTGATCCCGCGCGGCGAGCTGCTCACGCAGGCCACCGAGTGGGAGTCGAACATCGACCGGATCGCCTCCTCCGACGAGGAGATGACCCGCTACATCCGCAAGCTCGAGGAGTCCCGGGACGACGCCCTGGCCGCCGAGGCGACGGGGGACGCGATCGCGCTCGAGTTCGAGAAGTTCCTCGAGGACGACGAGACGTCGCGCCGGGAGCAGCCGCAGCAGCCACCCGCCGACGACGACGATACGCCGCCGCCCGCAGCGGGCTGAGCCGCAGCGCCCGACCGGCTGCGCCTGGACGAGGCCGGCTCAGTCTTCCTCGACGAGCACGACCCCGAGCAGCGCGGCCACAGCGGCCGCCACGAGACCGGGGTCGTCGACGCCACGATCGAGCGCGGCATCGAGCGTCGCGAGCATCACGGGCGTGTCCAGGTCGTTCGCGAGCGCCGACCGCAGCTGCTGCAGCACCTGCGCGGCAGAGGCGGGATCATCGCCGTGGCGCGCCAGTCCGTCGCGCCACCCGGCGAGCCGTCGCTCAGCGACCTCGAGGTCGCTATCGAGCCACTCCCACTCCGAGCGGTAGTGGTGCGCGAGCAGCCCGAGGCGGATCGCCGACGGATCGGCCCCGGAGTTCAGCAGGCGGGACACGAACACGAGGTTGCCGCGCGACTTCGACATCTTGTGGCCCTGGTACGACACGAGCCCCGCGTGGCAGTAGGCGTGCGCGAGCGGCGTACCGGAGATCGCGGTCGCGTGCGCGGCGGTGAACTCGTGGTGCGGGAAGACCAGGTCGGATCCGCCGCCCTGCACGGTGAAAGCGCCTCCGAGCGCGCCCGTCGCGATGACCGAGCACTCGATGTGCCAGCCCGGGCGGCCGGCGCCCACGACGCTCTCCCAGCTCGGCTCCCCCTCGCGTGCGGCGCGCCACAGCAGCGGATCGAGCGGGTTGCGCTTGCCCGGGCGGCCCGGGTCTCCGCCGCGCTCGGCGCTGAGCCGGAGCATGACGTCGCGGTCGTAGGGTGCCACGTCGCCGAGGCGCCACTGCGAGGTGGCCTGCGCGGCGTCGATGTCGAAGTAGAGGTCGTGGCCGGCCGCGTCGTCCGTGGGCACCGGGTACGCGAAGCCGAGCTCGCGCAACTGGGCGACGGCGGAAGCAATATCGTCGATCTGCTCCGTCACGGCCACGTAGTGCTCCGGCGGGATCATCCCCATGCGGTGCATGTCCGAGCGGAAGAGTCCGATCTGCTCGTCCGCGAGCGTGCGCCAGTCGACCCCGGTGTCGGCGGCGCGCTCGAGGAGCGGATCGTCGATGTCCGTGATGTTCTGCGCGTAGACCGTGTCGATCCCCGCATCGCGCCAGGCGCGCTGCATGAGGTCGAAGGTCAGGTAGGTGAAGGCGTGGCCGAGATGCGTCGCATCGTAGGGCGTGATGCCGCAGACGTAGAGCAGTGCGCGGTCGTCGGGGATCGCGGGGTACTCGAGCCGCTCGGTCGCGGTGTTGTAGAGCTTCGGCACGATGCCGTCGCCCGGCAGATCCGGGATCACCGGCGGGGTCCAGGTCCTCACAGCGCACCTCCGATCGCGGCCTGCGCCGCGACGGCGCTGCTCGCCACCCCGGACGCGGCGCCCTCGGCGACCGCCGTGCCGCCGTCCGGGGTGAGCACCCCGGCGCTCAGCAGCGCGATGATCAGCACGCCGAGGAGCACGCGGTAGATCACGAACGGCAGGAAGCTGCGCTTGGAGATGTACTTCATGAAGAGGCCGATCACGAGCAGGGCGATGACAAACGCGACGACGGTCGCAATGAGCGTCATGCTCATCGGCGTCTCGCTCTCGGGTGCGCGCACCGCCTTGAAGACCTGGTAGAACCCCGATCCGAGGACCGCGGGGATCGCGAGCAGGAACGAGTAGCGTGCCGCTGCCTCGCGCGTGTACCCCATGAAGAGGCCCGCGGTGATGGTGCCGCCCGAGCGCGAGACTCCGGGGATCAGCGCGAGCGCCTGCGCGAAGCCGTAGATCAGGCCGTGCTTCCAGGTCAGCGACTCGAGTGGGCGTACCTTGCGGCCCGCCCAGTCGGCGACGCCGAGGAGCAGACCGAACACGATGAGGCTGATCGCGACGAACCAGAGCGACCGGAGGGTCGTCTCGATCTGATCCTGGAACGCCAACCCGAGCACCACGATCGGCACCGTGCCGACGATGATCCACCACCCCATCAGGGCGTCGGGATCCTTCCGCGGTACCGAGCCGGTGAGCGAGCGGAACCAGCGGCCGATGATGCGCACGATGTCGCGCCAGAAGAACACGATGACCGCGGCCTCCGTGCCGATCTGGGTGATCGCCGTGAACGCTGCGCCGGCGTCGCCGATCCCCATGAGCTCGCTCGCCACTCGGAGGTGCGCACTCGAGGAGATCGGGAGGAACTCCGTCAGTCCCTGCAGAATGCCGAGCAGGATGGCCTCGAAGATGCCCATGGTTCCTTTCTGGGCGAGCTCGTCTCGCCGGGCCCCCACCGGGCCGCCGTCCAGAATACCCGACCGACGCCTCCGGTCGGGCTGTGCGTCAGTAGGTGCGCAGCAGGTCGACGAGCACGCGGTGCCCGAAGTCGAGTGCGTCGAGCGGCACGCGCTCGTCGACGCCGTGGAACATGCCGGGGAAGTCGAGGTCGGCGGGAAGCCGCAGCGGTGCGAAACCGTATCCCGTGATCCCGAGCCGCGCGAGCGACTTGTTGTCCGTGCCGCCCGAGAGGAGGTAGGGCAGCACGCGCGCCTCCGGGTCCTCGCGCAGCAGACTCGCGGTCATCGCCTCGATGAGTTCGCCGGAGAAGGGCACCTCGAGCCCGATGTCGGAGTGCACGATCTCGATCTCGATGTCGTCGCCGACGATCCGCTGCACCTCCGCGAGGATCCCCTCCTGCTCGGCCGGAATCGCGCGCACGTCGACGAGCGCCTCCGCCGTGTCCGGGATCACGTTGTGCTTGTACCCGGCGCTCAGCACCGTCGGGTTGCTCGTGTTGCGCAGGCTCGCTTGGATGAAGCCGCCGGTCTTGCCGAGCCGCAGCACGAGCTCCTCGGGGGCGACCTCGGTGGGGTCCTCGCCGAGGATCGCGGCGATCGCGTCGACGAGCTCGCGTGTCGTGTCGCAGAGCAGCAGGGGCCACTCGTGGCGACCGAGCGCGGCGATCGCCTCGGCGAGCCGCGTCACGGCGTTGTCGCTCCAGACGCGGGAGCCGTGGGCCGCGGTCCCGCGGGCGCGCAGCCGGATCCAGTCGAGCGACTTCTCCCCCGTCTGGATCAGATAGGCCCGCGTGCCCTCCACGTCGATGGAGTAGCCGCCGACCTCGCTGACGGCGGTGGCCGCCCCGGCGAAGAGTTCGGGGTGCTGCTGCACGAGGTACTGGGCGCCGTAGACGCCGCCGTTCTCCTCGTCGGCGAAGAAGGCGAGGATGACCTCGCGCCGCGGCCGCTCCCCCGCGCGCAGGAGCTCGGCGACGGCGGTGAGGATCATGGCGTCCATGTCCTTCATGTCGACGGCGCCGCGGCCCCAGAGCATGCCGTCGCGGATCGTTCCGGCGAACGGGTCGACGCTCCAGTTCTCGGGATCGGCCGGCACCACGTCGAGGTGGCCGTGCAGCACGAGCGCGGGCAGCTCGGGATCGGTGCCCGGCACTCGTGCGATCACGCTCGCCCGGCCCGGAGCGGACTCGAAGATCTCGGGTTCGAGCCCGAGCTCGCTGAGGTAGGCGGCGACGTAGTCGGCTGCGGGGCGCTCCGGCTCGGCGTCGCCGCCGCCGCGGTTCGTCGTGTCGAAGCGGATCAGGTCGCGTGCGATGCGGACGGTCTCCGAGAGCTCCTGCTCGCTCGTCTCGATGCTCATGCCCCCAGCGTATCCCGGACCGCCGACGCCGCGCCGAAACATGACGGGCCGCGGCGCGCTCCTCGTCCGCCGCGCCGGCACATCAAAAAAGGCAGGATCCCGAAGGATCCTGCCTTTTCGTTCACGTGCGCGGAGGGGGACTTGAACCCCCACGCCCTAATACGGGCACTAGCACCTCAAGCTAGCGCGTCTGCCATTCCGCCACCCGCGCGAACGTTTCGGTCCATCATCGGCCGAACAGAGAATAACTTAGCACGGATAGCGATGCGGATCGAATCAACGCCGGAGTTCGCGCGCGTCGCGCCTCCGAAACAGCGCACCGGGCGCCCACCGTCCGGCCGAACACGTCGTCAGGAGACGCCGATGGGCGCCCAGATCGCGCCCGTCGCGCGGGCGAGATCCTCGGGTCCGAGTTCGAGGTCGAGTCCTCTGCGCCCGCCCGACACGAGCACCGAGTCGTGTCGGCGCGCGGACTCGTCGAGCACCGTGCGCAACCGGGCGCGCTGGCCGAGCGGACTGATGCCGCCGACCACGTAGCCGGTCTTGCGCTCGGCGACGGCGGGATCCGCCATCACCGCCCGCTTGCCCGACAGCGCTGCGGCGAGCGCCTTCAGGTCGAGGCGACCGGCGACCGGCACGATCCCGACCGCGAGTGCACCGTCCACCTCGGCGAGCAGCGTCTTGAAGATGCGCTCCGGTGCGACGCCGAGCGACTCGGCGGCCTCGCGGCCGAAGTCGGTCTCTCCCGGGTCATGGCGATAGGCGCGTACCTCGAAGGGGATCCCGAGCCGCGTGAGCGCAACGGTGGCGGGGGTGGAGCCGCTGGACGGTGTTGCCATGCCGCCAGCGTATCCCTACGGCCGCAAACGACGGCGGAGCAGCTCGATCCGCTTCTGCAACTGCGTCACCGAGGCCTGCGCCACCGCCGGGCCGCCGCACACCCGGCGCAGCTCGGTGTGGATGTCCTTGTGCGGCTCCCCCGACACCTTCGCGTACATGCCGACCAGGCTCGACAGGAGCTTGCGCTGCTCACCGAGCGTGCGGTGCAGCGCCTCCGGCGCCTCGGCGCGGTCGGGCGCGTGCTCGAGCAGTCCCTGCTTCGTGGCGCTGCGCCGCGCCTGCCGCGCCTGCCGCTGCTGCAGCAGCGCCTGCACCTCCTGGGGTTCGAGGAGCCCGGGGAGCCCGAGGAAGTCGAGCTCCTCCTCCGACTCGACCTCCGCGTACCCGCCGAACTCGGCGCCATCGAAGACCGCCCGGTCGAAGTGCGCGTCGGAGCCGAGCGCCTGGTAGGAGAACTCCTCGTCGAGCAGTTCGGAGGAGGCACGATCCTCGCGCTCCGCCTCCGACATCAGCGCCGCCTCGGCATCCCACATCTCCTCGGCGCTCCCCGGCCCCTCGAGCACGTGGTTGCGCTCCTTCTCGAGCTCGGCCGCGAGCTGCATGAGCGCCGGCACGTTCGGGATGAACACCGAGGCGACCTCGCCGCGGCGCCGGGAGCGCACGAAGCGGCCGATCGCCTGCGCGAAGAACAGCGGCGTCGACGAGCTGGTCGCGTACACGCCCACCGCGAGCCGGGGCACGTCGACGCCCTCGGACACCATGCGCACCGCCACCATCCAGCGGCTCTCGCCGTGGGAGTAGGAGTCGATCCGCTCGCTCGCCCCCGCATCGTCGGAGAGGATCAGCGCGACTTCTTCCCCGGTCATCTGCTGCAGCATCTGCGCGTACGCCTTCGCCGAGGCGTGGTCGGTCGCGATCACGAGCCCTCCCGCGTCGGGCACGTGCTGCCGCACCTCCGTGAGGCGGCGGTTGGCGGCCTGCAGCACCTTCGCGATCCAGTCCCCCGAGGGGTCGAGCGCCGTGCGCCAGGCCTGGGACGTGATGTCCTTCGTGTTGCCCTCGCCGAGCCGGGCCTCCATCTCCTCGCCCGCGGAGGTCTGCCAGCGCATCTTGCCGGCGTAGACCATGAAGATGACGGGCCGCACGATCCCGTCGGCGAGGGCGCGGCCGTAGCCGTAGTCGTAGTCCGTGAGTGAGATCGTCGTACCGTCGCCTTGTGGCGCGTACTGCACGAACGGGATCTGCGCGTCGTCCGAGCGGAACGGCGTGCCGGTGAGCGAGAGACGGCGTTTGGCCGAGCCGTACGCCTCGCGAATCGCGTCGCCCCAGCTCAGGGCGTCGCCGCCGTGGTGGACCTCGTCGAGGATCACGAGCGTGTCGGTGTGCTCCGTGAGCAGACGGTGCTGCACGGGCTTCATGGCGACCTGCGCGTAGGTGACGGCGACGCCGTGGAAGTGGCGGCCGTACCCGAGCCCGTCGCTGTTCGAGTAGTGCGGATTCAGACGGATGCCCGCGCGCGCGGCGGCGTCGGCCCACTGCGTCTTGAGGTGCTCGGTGGGGGCGACGACGACGATCTGCTGCACGGTGTGGTTGGCGCGCAGGATCGATGCGAGCCGGAGCGCGAACGTCGTCTTTCCGGCGCCGGGGGTCGCCGACGCCAGGAAGTCCTGCGGGTTCGCGTCGAGGTACCGCCGGATCGCCTCCTCCTGCCACGCTCGAAGGCTCCCGGCGGTGCCGCGGGCGGCCCGCTCGGGATAGGCGGGAGGCAGATGTTCGGCGGCACTCGTCCCCGGGAGGTGGAGGCCGTCTACCGAATCTGTCACAACGTTCTAGACTACCGGTGATGGCCGCGAGCGTTCTCGCGGAACCCCCAGGACTCGCGAGAGAGAGTGTGCACGTGACTGAGGAACACCCGCAGACCCCCGGGGATCTCGAGCTCCCCTGGTCCCGTTTCGTCGCGATCGGCGATTCGTTCACCGAGGGAGTCGGAGATCCCGACGCCGACAGCCCGGGCGGGTTGCGCGGCTGGGCCGACCGCTTCGCCGAGGTGCTGAACGAGCTCAACGACGAGTTCGCCTACGCCAACCTCGCGGTGCGCGGCAAACTGATCCAGCAGGTCGCCGAGGAGCAGGTGGACGCCGCACTCGACCTGCGTCCGGACCTCATCAGCGTGAGCGCCGGCGGCAACGATGTCATCCGCCCGGGCTCGGATCCCGACGAGGTCGCCGTGAAGCTGGATCGGCTCGTCGAACGTCTGAGCAGCGGAGGCGCCACGGTCATGCTGTTCACCGGTGTCGACGTCGCATTCCAACCCGTGTTCCGGTCGATCCGCGGCAAGGTGGCGATCTACAACGAGAATGTCCGGAAGGTCGCGAGCACCTACGACTGCGTCGTCGTCGACCAGTGGGCGCTCTCCGAGTTGCAGGACAGCCGGTACTGGGCGCAGGATCGCCTGCACTTGAACGCGCTCGGGCACCACACGATCGCGCGTGCCGCACTCCGGGCCCTCAACATCCCGAACGACCTCGCCCCCATGGATCCGCCGCCGCTGCCCGCGATCGACTGGCGCCAGGCCCGCAAGGAGGACGTGGTGTGGGCGCGCGAGCACTTCGTGCCCTGGGTGATCCGACGCATCAAGCACGTGTCGTCGGGTGACGACGTCGAGGCGAAGCGTCCGCAGCCCGGATCCGCGCGCGTCGCTCGCCACGGGTGATTCCCTCGCCGCGATGCAGCGACTAGGGTGACAGACATGGCTCAACTCACGAAGCAACTTGCAGACACCCTGACCCAGGTCGGCGTCCACTCCGCGTACGGTGCTCCGGTGGAGGTCGACGGCACGACGATCATGCCCGTCGCGTGCACGTCGTACGGCTTCGGCGCGGCCGAGGGCGCCGGTGACGACTCGACGGCCCAGGGCGAGGGATCGGGCGGTGGCGGCGGCGGCATGGCCGTGCCCGTCGGCGCGTACGTCACGCGCGACGGCGTCACGCGCTTCGAGCCGAACATCATCGCGCTGCTCGTCGTCGGTGCCCCCTTCGTGTGGGTCGCCGGCCGGGCGCTCGCGCGCGTCATCAAGGCACTGAAGCGCTAAACGGAGCGGTTGGGCCGCCAGGTCCAGGGCTCACGCGGCAGCGTGTCGGGATCGAAGCGGCCGAGCAGCTGGGTGGTCGTCACGGCCTCCCCCGCTGCGGCGAGCCCGAGTGAGCGGCCGAGCAGCGCACGCACCCCCGCGTCCGTGAACCGCTGTGCGCGAAGTTCCGCGAAGGTCACGGCGCCGTCCCGCTTCGCGAGCCGCGCACCCGTGGGGCCGAGCACGAGCGGCACGTGCGCGTACTCGGGGGTCGGCAGGTCGAGCAGACGCTGCAGCAGGATCTGCCGCGGCGTCGACGGCGCGAGATCGTCGCCGCGCACCACCTGCGTCACGCCCTGCTCGGCATCGTCGACCACCACCGCCAGGTTGTAGGCGATGGTGCCGTCGCCTCGACGCAGCACGAGGTCGTCCACGTCACCGTGCACCTCGCCGAGGACGCGGTCC
Above is a genomic segment from Leucobacter rhizosphaerae containing:
- a CDS encoding spore germination protein GerW family protein, with product MAQLTKQLADTLTQVGVHSAYGAPVEVDGTTIMPVACTSYGFGAAEGAGDDSTAQGEGSGGGGGGMAVPVGAYVTRDGVTRFEPNIIALLVVGAPFVWVAGRALARVIKALKR
- a CDS encoding SGNH/GDSL hydrolase family protein encodes the protein MTEEHPQTPGDLELPWSRFVAIGDSFTEGVGDPDADSPGGLRGWADRFAEVLNELNDEFAYANLAVRGKLIQQVAEEQVDAALDLRPDLISVSAGGNDVIRPGSDPDEVAVKLDRLVERLSSGGATVMLFTGVDVAFQPVFRSIRGKVAIYNENVRKVASTYDCVVVDQWALSELQDSRYWAQDRLHLNALGHHTIARAALRALNIPNDLAPMDPPPLPAIDWRQARKEDVVWAREHFVPWVIRRIKHVSSGDDVEAKRPQPGSARVARHG